From the Candidatus Nomurabacteria bacterium genome, one window contains:
- a CDS encoding prepilin-type N-terminal cleavage/methylation domain-containing protein has product MKKDKYTKGFTLLELLIVIVIIGLLSAIIMGALNSARANSRDSKDITELKSVVNALNLYFSTNGYYPAVATSLVPTYIPVMPSNIYYTGLSGSAGQCASYHVGVSLEKNNVVLNTDRDLLSTTAGLVGTGYTNLCGNTNGLNASSIRGDDAQSCKGTVVEPAGGKCFDLVP; this is encoded by the coding sequence ATGAAAAAAGACAAATACACAAAAGGTTTTACACTCTTGGAATTACTTATTGTGATTGTAATTATCGGCCTACTTTCTGCCATAATTATGGGTGCCTTGAATAGTGCTAGAGCAAATAGTCGTGATTCTAAAGATATCACCGAACTTAAATCAGTAGTAAATGCACTAAATCTATATTTTAGTACAAACGGATATTATCCTGCTGTAGCAACATCTCTAGTTCCAACATATATTCCAGTTATGCCTTCAAATATATACTACACCGGCTTGAGTGGTTCAGCTGGACAGTGCGCCTCTTATCATGTAGGTGTTTCTTTGGAAAAAAACAATGTAGTCCTTAATACAGACCGAGATCTACTTTCTACGACTGCAGGTCTTGTGGGGACAGGCTATACAAACCTTTGTGGTAATACAAATGGATTGAACGCTAGCTCTATCAGAGGTGATGATGCGCAGTCTTGTAAAGGTACAGTAGTAGAGCCTGCTGGTGGAAAATGTTTTGATCTTGTACCGTAA
- a CDS encoding type II secretion system F family protein: MTFKYKVVSNTGEQKEGSIDAQTKDLAIAALQRRGFIVVSIKGEEDKNLLQMSVFEHVPAKDIVILSRQIATLFEAQVSALKAFSLLASNVENPLLSRNLNQVVDDLQAGYSISGALAKHPDVFSAFYVNMVKAGEESGKLNDTFNFLADYLDRNYALTSKTRNALIYPAFVIFTFFVVMGLMFTIVIPKLSSIITESGQDIPLYTKVVIGASDFFVNYGFFILIFFVIAGVYIWYLSRTNSGKQYLDGLKISFPVIGKLFKKLYLARIADNLDTMLSSGISIVRSIEITGDVVGNRVYSEILKKAEEDVKGGSSLSDAFAKHEPIPPILVQMVKVGEETGSLGSILKTLAKFYKREVDDAVDTLVSLIEPIMIVALGLGVGVLLASVLVPIYNIAGGIS, from the coding sequence ATGACCTTCAAATATAAAGTTGTTTCAAATACAGGTGAACAAAAAGAGGGCTCAATCGATGCTCAAACAAAAGATTTGGCGATCGCCGCACTTCAGCGTCGTGGTTTTATAGTTGTTTCTATAAAAGGGGAAGAGGACAAAAACCTACTTCAAATGTCAGTCTTTGAACATGTGCCAGCAAAAGACATAGTCATACTTTCTCGTCAGATAGCAACACTTTTCGAAGCACAAGTTTCTGCACTAAAAGCATTTTCACTTCTTGCTTCAAACGTAGAGAACCCGCTACTTTCTAGAAATTTGAATCAAGTAGTAGATGACTTGCAGGCCGGATATTCTATTTCAGGAGCATTGGCAAAACATCCAGATGTGTTTTCAGCTTTTTATGTAAACATGGTAAAAGCTGGAGAAGAGTCTGGAAAATTGAACGACACTTTCAATTTCCTAGCAGACTATCTAGACCGAAACTATGCTCTCACATCGAAAACTCGCAACGCACTCATATATCCAGCGTTCGTTATTTTTACTTTCTTTGTGGTAATGGGGTTGATGTTTACAATAGTTATACCTAAACTCTCTTCTATTATCACAGAAAGTGGTCAGGATATACCTCTGTATACAAAGGTGGTAATCGGTGCGAGTGACTTCTTTGTAAATTATGGATTTTTCATACTAATATTCTTTGTTATTGCTGGAGTATATATCTGGTATCTTTCACGAACTAACTCTGGTAAACAATATCTCGATGGTTTGAAGATATCTTTTCCTGTTATAGGCAAGCTCTTCAAGAAACTTTATCTTGCACGTATTGCTGACAACTTGGATACGATGCTTTCTTCTGGTATATCAATCGTGCGTTCTATAGAAATCACAGGAGACGTTGTTGGAAACCGTGTCTATTCTGAGATTTTAAAAAAAGCTGAAGAAGATGTAAAAGGTGGTTCATCTCTCTCTGATGCATTTGCAAAACACGAACCTATTCCACCGATTTTGGTGCAGATGGTAAAAGTGGGTGAGGAGACTGGGTCTCTAGGAAGTATCTTGAAAACTTTGGCTAAGTTCTACAAACGTGAAGTGGACGATGCAGTTGATACGCTCGTATCACTTATCGAGCCTATTATGATCGTCGCACTTGGTTTGGGTGTTGGTGTGCTCCTAGCATCAGTTCTCGTCCCGATCTACAACATCGCAGGAGGGATATCGTAG
- a CDS encoding peptidoglycan DD-metalloendopeptidase family protein — MKKFILLIALMLIIASAIFSQTPDTLYVDGWDYPVDDRGYTAEGNEYEISENLSPEQNTLYPNNPIANPQRECLTGCTGIFSAGDEGDFGNTSKGDHPGCDLNREGGDNGDTIFVSANGIIVDIKISSGLGVAAYSGWVIVVEHYYEGDSINTSEYNHVTTLNNTDGSICNSIDDFTVSIGEWVTRGQPIARIGSGYTAPGGGTPMSPHLHFSIRNSLYSYSGNGNILYPRDNGRGGYGGLVDCIEPCANSGIHFAGTMTAEQTTIAFANMQRDGIIDGTDFIDANRPSTYIETAPEIEWQNTIGGSNYDGLYSIEQTYDGGYILGGNSSSGISGDKTEISLSDDYWIIKLGNDGNIEWQNTIGGSSQDFFYSIKQTSDGGYILGGSSYSGISGDKTELSLGLSDYWVIKLDSSGVIEWQNTIGGSGDDNLQSVQQTVDGGYILGGNSSSGISGDKTEVLIGFLDYWVIKLDSSGVIEWQNTIGGSGDDNLQSVQQTVDGGYILGGNSSSGISGDKTEVSSMYDYWVVKLNNDGNIEWQNTIGGNMSDIMYSVQQTPDGGYILGGISLSSISGDKTEINFGGSDYWVIKLSAEGFIEWENTIGGNSTDDLLSVKNILDGGYILGGTSASGIYGDKNEASLSSDYWVVKINESGVIEWQNTIGGSGDDYFFSLQQTSDKGYILGGMSQSNISGDKTENSIGNFDYWVIKLFGECIPSPEICNTIDDDCDGLTDEDTGPSVSINALGSTTFCQGNSIVLTTTHTGTAVQWYKNGVAISGETNEFLTVSTTGSYTCISSNECSGTASNAIIVTVNKNPPASISAGGPTSFCAGESVTLTANEGVGLSYQWYKGATAITGATNINYTATSAGNYKCRVIKTATGCFKNSNSIAVSIVCKEGIDVENTILYPNPSSNKIYIDLSVFKNTNTNIVIVNNLGQPVSNMNTDENNIVELNISLFPSGLYEAEIIQNGHIIHSEKFIIQ; from the coding sequence ATGAAAAAGTTTATTCTTCTAATTGCGTTGATGCTAATAATTGCATCCGCAATCTTTTCGCAAACACCGGACACTCTTTATGTAGACGGCTGGGACTACCCTGTTGATGATAGGGGTTACACAGCCGAAGGTAATGAGTACGAGATAAGTGAAAATCTTAGTCCGGAACAAAATACACTCTACCCCAACAATCCAATTGCAAATCCTCAAAGAGAGTGTTTGACTGGATGTACTGGAATATTCAGCGCAGGAGACGAGGGTGACTTTGGTAATACAAGTAAAGGTGATCACCCAGGATGTGACTTAAACCGAGAAGGAGGAGACAACGGAGACACAATATTTGTTTCTGCTAATGGAATTATTGTTGATATAAAAATTTCAAGCGGATTAGGTGTTGCAGCGTATTCCGGATGGGTTATTGTTGTAGAGCATTATTATGAAGGCGACAGTATAAATACAAGTGAATACAATCACGTCACTACTCTAAACAATACCGATGGAAGTATTTGTAATAGTATTGATGATTTTACTGTATCTATTGGTGAATGGGTAACAAGAGGTCAGCCAATTGCTAGAATTGGATCAGGTTATACTGCACCCGGAGGAGGCACCCCTATGTCTCCCCATCTTCATTTTAGTATACGAAACTCTTTGTACAGTTATTCAGGAAATGGAAATATCCTTTACCCAAGAGATAACGGTAGAGGTGGTTACGGAGGACTAGTTGACTGTATTGAACCTTGTGCAAATAGCGGAATTCATTTCGCAGGAACAATGACAGCTGAACAAACAACTATTGCTTTTGCTAATATGCAACGTGATGGAATTATTGATGGAACAGACTTCATCGATGCAAATAGACCAAGTACTTATATCGAAACTGCACCAGAAATCGAATGGCAGAATACCATAGGAGGATCAAACTATGATGGCCTTTACTCAATAGAACAGACATATGACGGTGGGTATATTTTAGGAGGTAATTCATCCTCTGGTATATCGGGTGACAAAACGGAAATATCTTTATCTGATGACTATTGGATTATTAAATTGGGGAATGATGGAAATATTGAATGGCAGAATACCATAGGAGGAAGTAGTCAAGACTTTTTTTACTCTATTAAACAAACCTCTGATGGAGGATATATTTTAGGTGGATCTTCTTATTCAGGTATTTCAGGAGATAAGACTGAATTATCCTTAGGCTTATCTGATTACTGGGTTATTAAATTAGACAGCTCAGGTGTAATCGAATGGCAAAATACTATAGGAGGAAGCGGAGATGATAATCTTCAATCAGTTCAACAAACAGTGGATGGAGGATATATTTTAGGTGGAAATTCATCCTCTGGTATATCTGGTGATAAAACTGAAGTATTAATTGGATTCTTAGATTACTGGGTTATTAAATTAGACAGCTCAGGTGTAATCGAATGGCAAAATACTATAGGAGGAAGCGGAGATGATAATCTTCAATCAGTTCAACAAACAGTGGATGGAGGATATATTTTAGGTGGAAATTCATCCTCTGGTATATCTGGTGATAAAACTGAAGTATCTTCAATGTACGACTATTGGGTTGTTAAATTAAATAATGATGGAAATATTGAATGGCAGAATACCATAGGAGGAAACATGAGCGATATAATGTATTCTGTGCAACAAACCCCTGACGGAGGATATATACTGGGAGGAATTTCTCTTTCAAGCATCTCAGGCGATAAGACTGAAATAAATTTTGGAGGCTCTGATTATTGGGTTATTAAATTAAGCGCCGAAGGATTTATTGAATGGGAAAACACAATAGGAGGTAATTCTACGGATGATTTATTGTCTGTAAAAAATATACTAGATGGGGGCTATATTCTTGGAGGAACTTCAGCCTCTGGTATATACGGGGATAAAAATGAGGCGTCTCTATCAAGTGATTACTGGGTAGTCAAAATTAATGAGTCTGGTGTAATCGAATGGCAAAATACTATAGGAGGAAGCGGAGATGATTATTTTTTCTCATTACAACAAACTTCTGATAAAGGATACATACTAGGTGGTATGTCTCAATCAAATATTTCAGGTGATAAAACTGAAAATTCTATAGGTAATTTCGACTACTGGGTTATAAAATTATTTGGCGAATGTATTCCATCCCCCGAAATCTGCAATACTATAGATGATGACTGCGATGGACTCACCGATGAAGACACCGGACCTTCTGTGTCTATAAATGCTCTAGGTTCTACCACTTTTTGCCAAGGCAATAGTATTGTATTAACAACAACTCATACAGGTACAGCTGTACAGTGGTATAAAAATGGTGTTGCAATATCAGGAGAAACAAATGAATTTTTAACCGTATCAACTACAGGATCTTATACCTGCATAAGCTCCAACGAGTGCTCAGGCACAGCTTCAAACGCAATAATAGTAACAGTAAATAAAAATCCGCCAGCAAGTATATCAGCAGGAGGACCGACAAGTTTCTGTGCCGGAGAGAGTGTTACTCTTACAGCAAATGAAGGAGTGGGCTTAAGCTACCAGTGGTACAAAGGTGCCACAGCAATAACTGGTGCTACTAATATAAATTACACAGCAACATCAGCCGGAAACTACAAATGCAGAGTAATAAAAACAGCAACTGGTTGTTTTAAAAATTCAAACAGTATTGCTGTATCCATTGTATGCAAAGAAGGTATTGATGTAGAAAATACCATCCTCTACCCCAATCCATCTAGCAATAAAATATATATTGACTTAAGTGTTTTCAAAAATACAAATACTAATATTGTTATTGTAAATAATTTAGGTCAGCCTGTGTCTAATATGAATACAGATGAAAATAATATTGTCGAGTTAAACATTTCATTATTCCCGTCAGGATTATATGAAGCAGAAATCATACAAAACGGGCATATTATTCATTCAGAAAAATTCATAATTCAATAA
- a CDS encoding prepilin peptidase, translating into MYTFLPIFIIFILGLFIGSFLNVVIYRYQTGWGLGGRSMCLSCGKTLHWYELFPIFSYIFLRGKCSVCKSKISIQYPLVEISTAFIFVFLANKFLSSEVVSFVTVAPLIYSMFMASLLIVIAVYDIRHKIIPNALVYTFILFAFLGMFTNVYGIVAPAPIDAFAGILLPLPFYLLWLLSKGRLMGFGDLKLMMGMGFFLGLSNGVAALMISFWVGAVVSILLLLAKHSRYTMKSEVPFGPFLVFGTLFVYVFETSFQTLSIFLSNLFF; encoded by the coding sequence ATGTATACCTTCTTACCAATATTTATAATATTTATTTTAGGACTCTTTATCGGGAGCTTTCTTAATGTTGTTATATACAGATATCAGACCGGCTGGGGACTTGGCGGCAGATCTATGTGTTTGTCATGCGGCAAGACACTTCATTGGTATGAGCTTTTTCCAATTTTCAGTTATATATTTTTGCGTGGTAAGTGTTCAGTTTGTAAATCAAAAATTTCTATTCAGTATCCACTTGTTGAAATATCAACAGCTTTTATCTTTGTCTTTTTAGCCAATAAATTTCTATCTTCTGAAGTGGTATCTTTTGTAACTGTCGCTCCGCTCATATACTCTATGTTTATGGCATCGCTTCTTATAGTGATAGCTGTGTACGATATTCGACACAAGATTATTCCCAACGCACTTGTATATACTTTTATCCTATTTGCTTTTCTAGGAATGTTTACAAATGTATATGGGATTGTTGCTCCAGCTCCGATAGATGCATTTGCTGGAATACTCTTACCTTTACCTTTTTATCTACTTTGGCTTTTGTCAAAAGGTAGACTCATGGGGTTTGGTGACCTGAAGCTTATGATGGGAATGGGATTCTTTTTAGGTTTATCAAATGGAGTAGCGGCACTCATGATATCTTTTTGGGTTGGTGCAGTTGTATCAATACTCCTTCTTCTAGCAAAACACTCTCGATATACTATGAAGAGTGAAGTTCCTTTTGGTCCGTTTTTAGTATTCGGTACATTGTTTGTTTATGTTTTTGAAACATCTTTCCAAACGCTTTCTATTTTTTTGAGTAATTTATTTTTCTAA
- the ligA gene encoding NAD-dependent DNA ligase LigA, producing the protein MDKNEAEKRIKALRREIVDLRHKYHVLNDPTVTDDIYDSLTKELRSLESKFPDFKLDIENDPLSRVAGEPLDKFEKVTHKKRMLSLQDVFSVSELEDWEERAKKIIKDENPTYFAELKFDGLAVSLFYENGKLVYGATRGDGYIGENITNNIKMISDIPLDLGKNTPKVIEVRGEIVMSKKTLIRLNKENESLGKQKFANTRNAAAGSMRQLDPKIAKERNLNFFAYDIAQLSEDYAKKIKLHSDEHRLLVALGFPVSEYERKCKNIKELENFIDEISKVRDSLPFGTDGVVVSINESSLQDRLGVVGKAPRYMCAFKYPAEKATTKVLDITVQVGRTGVLTPLAHFEPTLVSGSTVSKATLHNMDQIERLGLKVGDTVVIQKAGDVIPEVVEVLVNLRDGKEKSFKMPLKCPVCGGGIDKKEGQGGKSVAYYCANKRCPAKETRGLVHFVSAFDIYTIGPKIIERLQDEGLITDAADLFALTEADLSGLERFGEKSAANIIGNISEKKNPPLDRFIMSLGIIHVGEETARDLAGHFVNLKKFLNAKESDLDHIENIGPAVTESILSYLSDSYHQKFIQKLLDNGVKPKEYKKAIGKFSGLIFVLTGTLPTLSREEAKKMIIDNGGKVASSVSKATNFVLAGESAGSKLAGAQKLGVKIIEEDEFLKMAK; encoded by the coding sequence ATGGATAAAAATGAAGCTGAAAAAAGAATAAAAGCCCTCAGGAGAGAGATTGTTGATTTGCGTCATAAATATCATGTACTAAATGATCCGACAGTTACCGATGATATATATGATTCGCTGACCAAAGAGCTCAGGAGCCTGGAATCAAAATTTCCAGATTTTAAACTTGATATTGAAAATGATCCTCTAAGTAGAGTTGCTGGCGAGCCACTAGATAAATTTGAAAAAGTTACTCACAAGAAGCGCATGCTCTCACTGCAGGATGTTTTTTCAGTTTCAGAACTTGAAGATTGGGAAGAGCGTGCAAAGAAAATAATAAAAGATGAGAATCCGACTTACTTTGCTGAATTGAAATTCGACGGTTTGGCAGTGTCTTTGTTTTATGAAAACGGAAAACTTGTATATGGTGCAACCCGCGGTGACGGATATATAGGAGAGAATATAACAAACAATATAAAGATGATTTCTGATATACCTCTTGATCTAGGTAAAAATACACCAAAAGTTATAGAGGTGCGAGGGGAGATAGTTATGTCGAAAAAGACTCTAATAAGACTGAACAAAGAAAATGAATCTTTGGGTAAGCAAAAATTTGCAAACACTAGAAATGCAGCTGCTGGAAGTATGCGCCAGCTTGACCCAAAAATTGCAAAAGAGCGCAATTTGAATTTTTTTGCATATGATATTGCACAGCTTAGTGAAGATTATGCTAAAAAAATAAAACTTCACTCCGATGAACACAGGTTGCTAGTAGCACTCGGATTTCCAGTTAGTGAGTACGAACGTAAATGTAAAAATATAAAAGAATTAGAAAATTTTATTGATGAAATATCAAAAGTTAGAGATAGTTTGCCTTTTGGTACGGACGGGGTAGTTGTATCTATAAACGAATCCAGCCTCCAAGACAGACTTGGTGTTGTGGGTAAGGCCCCTCGTTATATGTGTGCCTTCAAATATCCAGCTGAAAAAGCTACAACCAAAGTTCTTGATATTACGGTACAAGTTGGTCGTACTGGAGTACTTACTCCGCTTGCTCATTTTGAACCTACTCTCGTTTCAGGTTCTACTGTTTCGAAAGCAACATTGCACAATATGGATCAGATAGAGCGCTTGGGTCTAAAAGTTGGCGATACAGTTGTTATACAAAAAGCGGGTGATGTGATACCAGAGGTTGTAGAAGTGTTGGTCAATCTGCGCGATGGAAAAGAAAAATCTTTTAAGATGCCTCTAAAGTGTCCTGTGTGCGGAGGTGGTATCGATAAAAAAGAAGGTCAAGGTGGTAAGTCAGTAGCGTATTATTGTGCAAACAAAAGATGTCCTGCAAAAGAAACACGTGGTCTTGTGCATTTCGTGAGTGCTTTCGATATTTATACTATTGGTCCGAAAATCATTGAACGCTTGCAAGACGAAGGTCTTATCACTGATGCAGCAGATTTGTTTGCTCTTACAGAAGCAGACCTGTCTGGTCTTGAGCGCTTTGGAGAAAAGTCTGCAGCAAATATCATAGGAAATATATCTGAGAAGAAGAATCCTCCACTTGATCGCTTCATCATGTCGCTTGGAATTATACATGTGGGCGAAGAAACTGCTCGGGATCTTGCAGGACACTTTGTAAATTTGAAGAAATTTTTAAATGCAAAAGAGTCTGATCTGGATCATATAGAAAACATTGGTCCAGCTGTTACCGAGAGTATACTTTCATATCTATCTGATTCATACCACCAGAAATTTATTCAAAAACTTTTAGATAATGGAGTAAAACCAAAAGAATACAAAAAGGCGATAGGAAAATTCTCCGGGCTTATTTTTGTTCTAACAGGGACACTCCCGACACTTTCTCGTGAAGAGGCAAAGAAAATGATTATCGACAATGGTGGTAAAGTGGCAAGTTCTGTTTCAAAAGCAACAAATTTTGTTCTGGCAGGGGAGAGTGCGGGGTCAAAGCTTGCGGGAGCACAAAAACTTGGAGTTAAAATTATAGAGGAAGATGAATTTCTAAAAATGGCAAAATAA
- a CDS encoding prepilin-type N-terminal cleavage/methylation domain-containing protein gives MKYKNHKNKNSGFTIIEIVIAVGLFTVVMIIGIGAVLKVNQIHKKTTDTRQAIDSMHFVLEDMSRNIRLGSFYNCRASIGGLGETEDCPFEEGITPYQSMAFERVNGNPADDGDQVVYRIVEVSGTGIYKLVKGTGIACATSPTGSGCLDLTPYSVHIDPNKSGFNIENAENPNPLLGDGTQPRVIIRLAGDIVYQDIVTPFSVQTTISQRQIDF, from the coding sequence ATGAAATACAAAAATCATAAAAATAAAAATTCTGGATTTACGATTATTGAGATTGTTATAGCAGTAGGTCTTTTTACTGTTGTGATGATTATTGGTATTGGAGCAGTTTTAAAAGTAAATCAAATTCATAAAAAAACAACTGATACTAGACAGGCAATAGACAGCATGCACTTTGTTCTAGAAGATATGTCTAGAAATATTAGACTAGGAAGTTTTTATAATTGTAGAGCATCTATCGGAGGTTTAGGGGAAACAGAAGATTGTCCGTTTGAGGAAGGTATAACCCCATACCAATCTATGGCTTTTGAGAGAGTAAATGGCAACCCTGCTGATGATGGTGACCAGGTTGTGTATAGAATTGTAGAGGTATCTGGTACTGGAATATATAAGCTGGTAAAGGGCACTGGTATTGCTTGTGCTACTTCTCCTACAGGTAGTGGATGTCTTGATTTGACCCCGTATTCTGTACACATAGATCCAAACAAATCCGGTTTCAATATTGAAAACGCAGAAAATCCAAACCCATTGCTCGGTGATGGAACACAACCAAGAGTTATTATCCGATTAGCTGGAGATATAGTTTATCAAGATATAGTGACTCCTTTTTCAGTCCAGACAACTATATCTCAAAGACAAATTGATTTCTAA
- the gatC gene encoding Asp-tRNA(Asn)/Glu-tRNA(Gln) amidotransferase subunit GatC produces the protein MQKADIDKLATLARLDMSDSEKESLLGDFGAILEYIDQISSVNVSSTSDIQNNTLNVVREDVAIRADENTLGLISENLPESTDGFLKVKQIL, from the coding sequence ATGCAAAAGGCAGATATAGACAAATTGGCCACACTGGCGCGCCTCGACATGAGTGATTCCGAGAAGGAAAGCTTACTTGGGGACTTTGGTGCAATACTTGAATACATAGACCAGATCAGCTCTGTAAATGTTTCTAGTACTTCTGATATCCAAAATAATACTTTAAACGTGGTACGTGAAGATGTGGCTATTCGTGCTGATGAAAATACTCTTGGATTGATTTCTGAGAATTTACCTGAAAGCACAGATGGATTCCTAAAAGTAAAACAGATTTTGTAA
- a CDS encoding type II secretion system protein, which produces MSQKNKGFTLIELLVVIAIIGILASVVLASLNTARTKGADAAVKANLSNARAQAELFYDANSNSYDSVCTTDLATVKGIGDSVLAAAKAHTGATASIGVDTTVFNYTSQIVACHDDATGWAAIVSLKNPTTASSGFCVDSTGAAKEATTLASTIVTC; this is translated from the coding sequence ATGTCACAAAAAAACAAAGGTTTCACACTTATAGAACTCTTGGTTGTTATCGCAATCATCGGTATTCTAGCTTCAGTAGTTTTGGCTTCACTTAACACAGCACGTACAAAAGGTGCAGATGCTGCAGTAAAAGCTAACTTGTCCAATGCTCGTGCACAAGCAGAACTTTTCTATGATGCAAATAGCAATAGTTATGATTCAGTTTGTACAACTGACCTTGCTACTGTAAAAGGTATTGGAGATTCTGTATTAGCAGCTGCTAAAGCTCATACAGGGGCTACAGCTTCTATAGGGGTAGATACAACTGTGTTTAATTACACATCTCAAATCGTTGCTTGTCATGATGACGCAACAGGATGGGCTGCAATTGTAAGTTTGAAAAACCCAACAACTGCAAGTAGTGGATTCTGTGTTGACTCAACTGGTGCTGCTAAAGAAGCGACAACTCTAGCTTCAACTATTGTAACTTGTTAA
- a CDS encoding prepilin-type N-terminal cleavage/methylation domain-containing protein: protein MHKIFSKINKEKNSNQGFTIVETLVALAIFSSSIVFLIVVSSGGVSNTTLAKSRLTASYLAQEGVEIVRNLRDTSVIADPSGEGWSTFISSTSSCTGTQGCNIDPSSLDICACTGSTCNIPYSEASGYFGYDQSHACDLPSGSIASPFTRTIFILQIPETTANDVLVTSKVTWYQGVSEQTITYQNILMDWQPHISAI from the coding sequence ATGCATAAAATTTTTTCAAAAATAAACAAAGAAAAAAATAGCAACCAAGGTTTTACTATTGTAGAGACTCTTGTAGCTTTGGCTATATTTTCTTCATCAATTGTTTTTTTGATAGTTGTTTCAAGTGGTGGTGTATCAAATACCACACTAGCGAAGTCTAGGCTTACAGCCTCATACTTGGCCCAAGAGGGAGTAGAGATTGTTCGCAATCTCAGAGATACTTCAGTTATAGCTGATCCTTCAGGTGAGGGATGGTCTACTTTCATATCAAGTACTAGTTCTTGTACAGGAACTCAAGGTTGTAATATAGATCCATCAAGTCTAGATATTTGTGCATGTACTGGCTCCACTTGTAATATTCCATACTCAGAAGCTTCAGGATATTTCGGATATGACCAGAGTCATGCTTGCGACCTGCCTAGTGGTTCAATTGCTTCGCCTTTTACTAGAACAATATTTATTTTGCAAATTCCAGAAACTACAGCAAACGATGTTTTGGTTACTAGTAAAGTTACTTGGTATCAAGGTGTTTCAGAACAGACAATTACTTATCAAAATATATTGATGGATTGGCAGCCTCATATAAGTGCAATATAA
- a CDS encoding type II secretion system protein — protein MKVNKNNYKYTRGMTFIELIVVLSIVGIISSVTLLNFSDFSTRASLQNLSQDIALHIKKAQTNAISGRLTGGLDTGQPPAYGIYFNMDTPESFIYFRDLGSPRNFLFDGNCDNPGELGVECLSTTTIQSNDAISDICTHDGSCGYEDLSVTYVRPFPEPKIYGTKFDTLYELPSGAKIEIISPKGINMNISIWPTGQISVSDGAVDACGGGGVAC, from the coding sequence ATGAAGGTAAATAAAAACAATTATAAATACACAAGAGGGATGACATTCATAGAGCTTATAGTGGTTTTGTCTATAGTCGGGATTATATCTAGTGTCACACTCTTGAATTTCTCTGATTTCTCTACCAGGGCATCACTCCAAAATCTTTCTCAAGATATTGCTCTTCATATTAAAAAAGCTCAGACCAATGCAATATCTGGAAGATTGACTGGAGGTTTAGATACAGGCCAGCCGCCTGCTTATGGAATTTATTTCAACATGGATACGCCAGAGTCTTTTATTTACTTTAGAGATTTGGGTTCTCCTAGAAATTTCTTGTTTGATGGTAACTGTGATAATCCTGGTGAGCTCGGGGTTGAGTGTTTATCTACAACAACAATCCAGTCAAATGACGCAATATCTGATATTTGTACACACGATGGGTCTTGTGGTTACGAGGATTTATCAGTTACATACGTTAGACCTTTTCCAGAGCCAAAAATTTATGGAACAAAATTTGATACTTTATACGAATTACCATCAGGTGCAAAAATAGAAATAATTTCTCCAAAAGGAATAAATATGAATATTTCTATATGGCCAACAGGGCAGATCAGTGTTTCTGACGGTGCTGTTGATGCATGTGGTGGAGGAGGAGTAGCTTGTTAA